One region of Campylobacter concisus genomic DNA includes:
- a CDS encoding ArsS family sensor histidine kinase, translating to MKYSITTKITIIFAIAFSLMCLLFVTFANIQQESALEKLKDRQISAMNYLVALYERGNPPRDLEHYFKNFYLEYVGNKNLATSIATNGTVVFTQHTPLGVVQSVNYKGDLYLLIKNPSFQLLLESNDARHVNDPLWVAFLIVSALLISLYVSVLRSLSPLRRLSKDIRKFASGNMEMAMTARLNENEQDEIGQVAVEFDNAVCKIRELIRSRQLFLRAIMHELKTPIGKGRIVSEMVANETQKMRLINVFERLEMLINEFSKVEQLLSKSYALNYQECHFSLILEQVQDMLMLDKFEERVSCDIRDDVILRVDFQLFSLAIKNLVDNALKYAEDKKAILICDSEFIVVKNLGKKLNHPIDYYKQAFVRGDKVSAGSGMGLGLYIIEQICQMQKFELAYDYEDGYHVFKILLRSKAKRA from the coding sequence ATGAAATATTCCATAACTACGAAGATAACTATTATCTTTGCCATAGCTTTCTCATTGATGTGTTTGCTCTTTGTAACCTTTGCAAACATTCAGCAAGAGAGCGCTTTAGAAAAACTAAAGGATAGACAAATAAGTGCGATGAACTACCTTGTCGCACTCTATGAACGCGGAAATCCCCCAAGAGATTTAGAGCATTATTTTAAAAATTTTTACTTAGAGTATGTTGGAAATAAAAATTTAGCCACTTCAATAGCCACAAATGGGACTGTTGTTTTTACGCAGCACACACCTCTTGGAGTGGTGCAATCGGTTAATTATAAAGGCGATTTGTATTTGCTTATTAAAAACCCATCTTTTCAGCTACTTCTTGAAAGTAATGATGCAAGACACGTAAATGACCCGCTTTGGGTCGCATTTTTGATAGTTTCAGCCCTTCTCATCTCACTTTATGTTTCTGTTCTTAGAAGTCTTTCACCACTTAGAAGGCTTAGTAAAGACATCAGAAAATTTGCCAGTGGAAATATGGAAATGGCGATGACGGCTAGGCTAAATGAAAACGAGCAAGATGAGATCGGGCAGGTCGCTGTTGAGTTTGATAATGCCGTTTGCAAGATAAGAGAGCTCATCCGCTCAAGGCAGCTATTTTTGCGTGCGATTATGCATGAGCTAAAGACTCCGATTGGCAAAGGCAGGATCGTCTCTGAAATGGTCGCAAATGAGACTCAAAAGATGAGACTCATCAATGTATTTGAGCGCCTTGAGATGCTGATAAATGAATTTAGTAAGGTCGAGCAGCTCCTTTCTAAAAGCTACGCACTAAACTACCAAGAGTGCCATTTCTCGCTCATTTTAGAGCAAGTGCAGGATATGCTCATGCTTGATAAATTTGAAGAGCGAGTGAGCTGCGATATCAGAGATGACGTGATATTGAGAGTGGATTTTCAGCTTTTTAGTTTGGCGATTAAAAATTTGGTAGATAATGCCCTAAAATACGCAGAGGATAAAAAGGCTATTTTGATCTGCGATAGCGAATTTATAGTGGTTAAAAATTTAGGCAAAAAGCTAAATCACCCGATTGACTACTACAAACAAGCCTTTGTGCGTGGTGACAAGGTGAGTGCGGGAAGTGGTATGGGACTTGGACTTTATATCATCGAGCAAATTTGTCAGATGCAAAAATTTGAGCTTGCCTACGACTACGAGGATGGCTATCATGTATTTAAAATTTTACTTAGATCAAAGGCGAAGCGAGCATGA
- the recR gene encoding recombination mediator RecR, with the protein MKRGLEKFNELTESFAKLPGVGKKSAARFAYFVCMQDSFAGLRLAQNIEDAVRFIKRCERCGGLSENEICDICSDESRDSEVILLVESPKDILVFEQNGIYNGLYFVLDEIDEEAIERLRNAIKQNGSKEVVFAFTPGLNSDALMLYVEDKLGMNEISFSKIAQGVPTGVNLENVDMLSLLKAYESRTKA; encoded by the coding sequence ATGAAAAGAGGCTTAGAAAAATTTAACGAGCTAACTGAGTCTTTTGCAAAGCTCCCTGGTGTTGGTAAGAAATCAGCCGCAAGGTTTGCCTACTTTGTCTGCATGCAAGATAGCTTTGCAGGGCTAAGGCTCGCTCAAAATATCGAAGATGCGGTGAGATTTATCAAGCGCTGTGAGCGTTGTGGTGGGCTAAGCGAAAATGAAATTTGCGACATTTGTAGCGACGAGAGCAGGGATAGCGAGGTTATTTTGCTGGTTGAGAGCCCAAAAGATATCTTGGTTTTTGAGCAAAATGGAATTTACAATGGACTTTATTTTGTACTTGACGAGATCGACGAAGAGGCGATAGAGAGGTTGCGAAATGCTATCAAGCAAAATGGCTCAAAAGAGGTCGTTTTTGCCTTTACACCAGGGCTAAATTCAGACGCACTTATGCTTTATGTCGAGGATAAGCTTGGTATGAATGAAATTTCATTTAGCAAGATCGCTCAAGGCGTGCCAACTGGTGTAAATTTAGAAAACGTTGACATGCTTTCACTTTTAAAAGCCTACGAAAGCCGTACAAAAGCCTAA
- a CDS encoding phosphoribosylanthranilate isomerase, with protein sequence MALVKICGIKTLDEASAVCALDVDFIGLIFAKSKRKVELNLARQIAKFAHSKGKKVVGVFAEQSDCEIMEICQFAGLDVAQVHGVVSENLEANLKDMGLEIWQVFSVKDSLPEVDFKHFDMALFDCKGENAGGNGTSFEWEILKEVKFNFGMAGGIGEHNIKEALKFKPYLVDINSKVEDENGIKDAQKIERILKIIGEVEDE encoded by the coding sequence ATGGCGCTAGTTAAAATTTGTGGTATCAAAACGCTAGATGAGGCAAGTGCGGTTTGCGCTTTGGATGTTGATTTTATAGGGCTGATATTTGCCAAAAGCAAAAGAAAGGTCGAGCTAAATTTAGCTAGGCAGATAGCGAAATTTGCTCACAGCAAGGGCAAAAAAGTAGTTGGCGTTTTTGCTGAGCAAAGTGACTGCGAGATAATGGAAATTTGCCAGTTTGCTGGTCTTGACGTGGCTCAAGTGCATGGAGTGGTGAGTGAAAATTTAGAGGCAAATTTAAAAGATATGGGGCTTGAGATCTGGCAGGTTTTTAGCGTGAAAGATAGCTTGCCAGAGGTTGATTTTAAGCATTTTGATATGGCGCTTTTTGACTGCAAGGGCGAAAATGCTGGCGGAAATGGCACTAGCTTTGAGTGGGAAATTTTAAAAGAGGTTAAATTTAATTTTGGTATGGCTGGGGGCATAGGCGAGCACAACATAAAAGAGGCGCTCAAATTTAAGCCATATCTAGTCGATATCAACTCAAAAGTCGAGGACGAAAACGGCATAAAAGATGCGCAAAAGATAGAGAGAATTTTAAAGATCATAGGTGAGGTAGAAGATGAATAG
- the trpB gene encoding tryptophan synthase subunit beta produces MNSKAYFGKFGGQFVPETVMFALDELENAYESIAKTKEFKDELDDLLKNYVGRPSPLFFAKRLSEHYGHEIYLKREDLNHTGAHKINNALAQALLAKKMGKKKILAETGAGQHGVATATAAALLGLECDVYMGATDVARQQLNAFRMQLLGAKVVSVEDGLKTLKEATTAAIQAWVNEIESAFYVIGSAVGPHPYPKIVRDFQSIIGTEAKAQLADYGKKADYVIACVGGGSNAIGIFSAFLDDESVNLVGIEAGGLGVDTPYHAATLTKGKTGIIHGMKTTVLQDEYGMISPVHSISAGLDYPGIGPEHAHLNDIKRVKYEAVTDDECINALYFLSKMEGIIPAIESAHALAYLEKLCPKLDKKSVIVVNVSGRGDKDINTVIGYEKGKIYG; encoded by the coding sequence ATGAATAGTAAGGCGTATTTTGGAAAATTTGGCGGGCAGTTCGTGCCTGAGACGGTTATGTTTGCCCTTGATGAGCTAGAAAATGCTTATGAGAGCATCGCAAAGACAAAAGAGTTTAAAGATGAGCTTGATGATCTTTTGAAAAACTACGTTGGCAGGCCTAGTCCGCTTTTTTTTGCAAAGCGCCTGAGCGAGCACTACGGACATGAAATTTACCTCAAGCGTGAGGATCTAAACCATACGGGCGCGCATAAGATAAATAACGCCCTAGCTCAAGCGCTGCTTGCTAAAAAAATGGGTAAAAAGAAAATTTTAGCTGAGACTGGAGCTGGTCAGCACGGCGTGGCAACAGCGACTGCAGCGGCACTTTTGGGCTTAGAGTGTGACGTCTATATGGGCGCAACTGACGTGGCTAGACAGCAGCTAAATGCCTTTCGCATGCAGCTTCTTGGTGCAAAGGTGGTGAGCGTAGAAGACGGCTTAAAAACGCTAAAAGAGGCGACTACGGCGGCCATACAAGCGTGGGTAAATGAGATAGAGAGCGCATTTTATGTCATCGGCTCAGCCGTTGGCCCACACCCATATCCAAAGATCGTGCGTGACTTTCAAAGCATCATCGGCACAGAGGCCAAGGCTCAGCTTGCAGACTACGGCAAAAAGGCCGACTACGTCATCGCATGTGTTGGCGGTGGCAGTAATGCTATTGGCATTTTTAGTGCATTTTTAGACGATGAGAGCGTAAATTTAGTAGGTATCGAGGCTGGTGGCCTTGGCGTAGATACACCTTATCACGCTGCTACGCTTACTAAAGGCAAAACTGGCATCATCCACGGCATGAAAACGACCGTCTTGCAAGATGAGTACGGTATGATCTCGCCAGTTCACAGCATCTCAGCAGGCCTAGACTACCCAGGCATCGGTCCAGAGCACGCCCATCTAAACGACATAAAAAGGGTCAAATACGAAGCCGTAACAGACGATGAGTGTATAAACGCTCTTTATTTTTTAAGCAAGATGGAGGGCATCATCCCAGCCATCGAGAGCGCGCATGCACTGGCATATCTAGAAAAGCTTTGCCCAAAACTTGATAAAAAAAGCGTCATCGTCGTAAATGTCTCAGGCAGGGGCGATAAGGACATAAACACAGTTATCGGCTACGAAAAAGGAAAAATTTATGGATAA
- a CDS encoding TRAP transporter substrate-binding protein, whose protein sequence is MNKFLLASLGLAAVACVAMGDDKVYKLKLASSWESTMPVLGDVPKELKDKVEKMSNGRLELRIDYPSKHKSPFAMLDFAKSGQYDITYTSSYYYKGKDAKTIFFTATPFMMNTDEQTAWYEFGGGKELEAKVYDPYNIKIFRAGNTGMQMGGWFKKEIKSLDDIKGLKIRIPGFGGEIYAKLGANINTIPTGELYMALEMGTIDSVEWVSPAYDMALGFHKVAKYYYTGWQEPNGETQFFFNKKSYEKLPDDLKAIFEAAAAEVARDANTKVFYSNVEYWDKMKSEYPDIQVKSFPPEVIAALKKATNELLDEESAKDPLFKEIVESQRAFLKKAREWTKISDYAYIKTNE, encoded by the coding sequence ATGAATAAATTTTTATTAGCGTCTCTTGGTCTAGCAGCTGTTGCTTGCGTTGCTATGGGAGATGATAAAGTTTATAAGCTAAAGCTTGCTAGCTCATGGGAGAGCACTATGCCAGTGCTTGGTGATGTGCCAAAAGAGCTAAAGGATAAAGTTGAAAAGATGAGTAATGGCAGACTTGAGCTAAGGATTGATTATCCATCAAAGCATAAATCACCTTTTGCGATGCTTGATTTTGCTAAAAGCGGTCAATACGACATTACCTACACAAGTAGCTATTATTATAAAGGCAAAGATGCTAAAACTATATTTTTTACAGCAACTCCATTTATGATGAATACTGATGAGCAAACAGCTTGGTATGAATTTGGCGGTGGCAAGGAGCTTGAGGCAAAAGTTTACGATCCATATAATATCAAAATTTTTAGAGCTGGAAATACCGGCATGCAAATGGGTGGCTGGTTTAAAAAAGAGATCAAATCATTAGATGATATCAAAGGCTTAAAGATAAGAATTCCGGGCTTTGGTGGTGAAATTTACGCCAAACTTGGCGCTAACATCAATACTATCCCAACTGGTGAGCTTTACATGGCCCTTGAGATGGGAACGATTGACTCAGTCGAATGGGTTAGCCCAGCTTATGATATGGCGCTTGGCTTTCACAAAGTGGCAAAATACTACTACACAGGCTGGCAAGAGCCAAACGGCGAAACTCAATTTTTCTTTAATAAAAAATCATACGAAAAACTTCCAGATGACCTAAAAGCAATCTTTGAAGCAGCTGCAGCTGAAGTAGCAAGAGATGCTAATACAAAAGTTTTTTATTCAAACGTCGAGTACTGGGATAAAATGAAGAGCGAGTATCCAGACATCCAAGTAAAATCTTTCCCACCAGAAGTAATCGCAGCTCTTAAAAAAGCCACAAATGAGCTTCTTGATGAAGAGAGTGCTAAAGATCCATTATTTAAAGAGATCGTTGAGTCTCAAAGAGCTTTCCTTAAAAAAGCAAGAGAATGGACTAAAATTTCAGACTACGCTTATATCAAAACAAATGAATAG
- the dnaJ gene encoding molecular chaperone DnaJ: MEFDYYEILEISRNASGDEIKKAFRRLALKYHPDRNSGDKEAELKFKQINEAYQVLSDEQKRSIYDRYGKEGLEGRFGSGGGFSADFDLSDIFDSFFGGGFASSSRQRKRYSEKYSADLEIPINLEFNEAIFGCEKEIKFDQKVPCPTCNATGSKDGKSKTCQHCGGSGRITRGNGFMNIVQECPYCHGSGEVISEPCPDCNTKAYKIQQQTVRITIPEGVDSGMRMRVAGKGNIGTNGVQGDLYVSINVKEDKHFIRHNDDVYLEIPVFFTQAILGESIKIPTLRGETELKLPVGAKDKQQFIFENEGIKSVNSRKKGRLVAQISIQTPEKLSDEQKELLNKLQASFGIESGKSNTDESVFDKIKSWFKGDEPKKKKKK, translated from the coding sequence GTGGAATTTGACTATTACGAAATCCTTGAAATTTCAAGAAATGCAAGCGGAGATGAGATCAAAAAAGCCTTTAGAAGGCTTGCTTTAAAATATCACCCAGATAGAAATTCTGGCGACAAAGAGGCTGAACTAAAATTTAAACAGATAAATGAGGCTTATCAAGTTTTAAGCGACGAACAAAAACGCTCTATCTACGACAGATATGGCAAAGAAGGCCTTGAGGGTCGATTTGGTAGCGGTGGTGGATTTAGTGCCGATTTTGACCTTTCAGATATTTTTGACTCATTTTTTGGTGGCGGTTTTGCAAGTAGTTCTAGACAGAGAAAAAGATACTCTGAAAAATACTCAGCCGATCTTGAAATTCCTATAAATTTAGAATTTAACGAAGCTATTTTTGGCTGCGAAAAAGAGATAAAATTTGATCAAAAAGTACCTTGCCCAACATGCAATGCAACCGGCAGTAAAGATGGCAAGAGTAAGACTTGCCAGCACTGTGGCGGAAGTGGCAGAATAACACGCGGAAATGGATTTATGAATATCGTCCAAGAATGTCCATATTGTCACGGAAGCGGTGAAGTAATAAGCGAACCATGCCCCGATTGTAACACAAAAGCTTATAAAATCCAGCAACAAACTGTAAGGATTACCATCCCTGAAGGTGTTGATAGCGGCATGAGAATGAGAGTAGCTGGCAAAGGCAATATCGGTACAAACGGCGTTCAAGGCGATCTTTATGTAAGCATAAACGTAAAAGAAGACAAGCATTTCATTCGCCACAACGACGATGTTTATCTAGAAATTCCTGTCTTTTTCACACAAGCTATACTTGGCGAGAGCATAAAAATTCCAACGCTTCGAGGAGAAACTGAGCTAAAACTACCTGTTGGAGCAAAGGACAAGCAGCAATTTATCTTTGAAAATGAAGGTATCAAAAGCGTAAATTCGCGCAAAAAAGGCAGGCTCGTAGCGCAAATTTCTATCCAAACGCCTGAAAAACTAAGCGATGAGCAAAAAGAGCTTTTAAATAAGCTTCAAGCTAGCTTTGGCATAGAATCAGGCAAATCAAATACCGATGAAAGTGTCTTTGATAAGATAAAAAGCTGGTTTAAAGGCGATGAGCCAAAGAAGAAAAAGAAAAAATAA
- the trpD gene encoding anthranilate phosphoribosyltransferase, with translation MILLIDNYDSFVFNVEQYVKELTDEEVRCVRNDKITLDEIKKLNPSKIILSPGPKHPKDSGVCLEILGADLGVPVLGICLGHQAIGLSFGAKIKRLDDPLHGKTSFIDVKNKEPLFAGLPDRFEVMRYHSLYVDELPASLSADAVSDDGLVMALSVKDKPIFGIQFHPESYFTQYGKKIVENFVNYKAKDEVKEPKIRSLKPYLIKLQENIPLDDSDFEQICEIIASKEYEIVQLSALLVLISEKSLYPKSLAALAKNILKYSQTYRDDTPMIDLCGTGGDGFKTINISTTVAFILASLGIKVAKHGNKAVSSKSGSSDVLEILGVKSEKSLAKQRENLASKNLAFFHAPFFHPLVGEVREVRQRLGIRTVFNVLGPLLNPNLNLTNQLVGVYHKPVLKLYAQTLKILGRKHALVVRGDDGLDEITLCSETSVVELKNGEIFEYSITPEQFGFKRAFHSDIEGGTPEENAKTLIRTLKGEEQGAKFDIVVFNAMFALYGADGAKSPDEAKKMVLEAINSGRAYKFYEEFIKAGANGAS, from the coding sequence TTGATTTTACTCATAGATAATTACGATAGTTTTGTTTTTAATGTTGAGCAATATGTAAAAGAGCTTACAGATGAAGAGGTTAGATGCGTTAGAAATGACAAGATCACGCTTGACGAGATCAAAAAACTAAACCCAAGCAAGATCATTTTAAGCCCAGGGCCAAAACACCCAAAAGATAGCGGAGTCTGTTTAGAAATTTTGGGGGCAGACCTTGGCGTGCCGGTGCTTGGAATTTGCCTTGGACACCAAGCTATAGGGCTTAGTTTTGGCGCAAAGATAAAAAGACTAGATGACCCACTACACGGCAAAACCTCATTTATCGACGTGAAAAACAAAGAGCCGCTCTTTGCAGGGCTACCTGATAGATTTGAAGTGATGCGTTACCACTCGCTCTATGTCGATGAGCTCCCAGCTAGCTTAAGCGCTGATGCGGTGAGCGATGATGGCTTAGTTATGGCACTTAGCGTTAAAGATAAGCCGATCTTTGGCATCCAGTTTCACCCTGAGAGCTACTTCACACAATACGGCAAAAAGATCGTTGAAAATTTTGTAAATTACAAAGCAAAAGATGAGGTTAAAGAGCCAAAAATTCGCTCTCTTAAGCCATATCTTATCAAGCTTCAAGAGAATATCCCGCTTGACGATAGCGACTTTGAGCAAATTTGCGAGATAATAGCCAGCAAAGAGTACGAGATCGTGCAGCTTTCAGCCCTTTTGGTGCTAATTAGCGAAAAGAGCCTCTACCCAAAAAGCCTCGCTGCGCTTGCAAAAAATATCCTAAAATACTCGCAAACTTACCGCGACGATACGCCTATGATCGATCTTTGCGGCACTGGCGGTGATGGCTTTAAGACGATAAATATCTCAACTACAGTTGCATTTATCCTTGCAAGCCTTGGTATAAAGGTCGCAAAACACGGTAACAAGGCAGTTTCAAGCAAGTCTGGTAGCTCTGATGTGCTTGAAATTTTAGGCGTAAAAAGTGAAAAATCACTGGCAAAACAGCGTGAAAATTTAGCCAGTAAAAATTTAGCCTTTTTCCACGCACCATTTTTCCATCCGCTAGTTGGCGAGGTGAGAGAGGTGCGTCAAAGACTTGGTATAAGAACCGTATTTAACGTGCTTGGGCCGCTTTTAAATCCAAATTTAAACCTTACAAACCAGCTAGTTGGCGTCTATCATAAGCCTGTTCTAAAACTCTACGCCCAGACGCTTAAAATCCTTGGCAGAAAGCACGCTCTAGTCGTCCGTGGCGATGACGGACTAGACGAGATCACGCTTTGTAGCGAAACAAGTGTCGTCGAGCTAAAAAATGGCGAAATTTTTGAATACAGCATCACGCCAGAGCAGTTTGGCTTTAAAAGAGCGTTTCACAGCGATATCGAGGGCGGCACGCCTGAAGAAAACGCCAAAACCTTGATACGCACGCTAAAAGGCGAGGAGCAGGGGGCTAAATTTGACATAGTGGTCTTTAATGCGATGTTTGCGCTTTACGGGGCTGATGGTGCAAAGAGCCCGGACGAGGCCAAAAAAATGGTGCTAGAGGCGATAAATTCTGGCAGGGCGTATAAATTTTATGAAGAGTTTATAAAGGCTGGGGCTAATGGCGCTAGTTAA
- the pyk gene encoding pyruvate kinase encodes MIKKTKIVATLGPASDNEETMEAMVKAGVNVFRLNFSHGTHEYHKSNIDKIRNIEKRLNKRIGILQDICGPKIRVGKLSEPFYLKAGDELSIHADEIIGEKVENGIYKVSLNQPQILPMLKVGEYVYLYDGSIRAKVVSEGKEIVKTIIENDGILNSNKGVNFPNTALGIDIITPKDKEDMKFGAKHGVNFVAISFVQDANDVIKAKNILKEFGSRAAVLSKIEKFDAVENIDDIIAKSDGIMVARGDLGIEVPFYKVPTIQKLIIKKANAASKPVITATQMMLSMAEHETATRAEISDVANAVLDGTDAVMLSEESAIGKNPVAVVEAMSKTIIQTQSIYPYNKFDKFDFFDETDMVASSAASLAVRIKADALISITGSGKSAIKLARNRTNIDIIAVAHDEQTAHMLTLAWGVTPALVLEKTKLSSLLANVMKKAYEEGYVEHDKTYLVTAGHPTGVEGSTNLIRIIRRDQLDYYLELATE; translated from the coding sequence ATGATAAAAAAGACGAAAATCGTAGCTACTTTGGGGCCAGCAAGTGATAATGAAGAGACAATGGAAGCGATGGTAAAAGCGGGTGTTAATGTCTTTCGTTTAAATTTTAGCCATGGGACACACGAATACCATAAATCAAACATTGACAAGATAAGAAATATCGAAAAAAGGCTAAATAAAAGAATAGGAATTTTACAAGATATCTGCGGCCCAAAGATCAGAGTTGGCAAGCTTAGTGAGCCATTTTATCTAAAGGCCGGTGATGAACTTAGTATCCATGCTGATGAGATCATCGGTGAAAAAGTGGAAAACGGAATTTATAAAGTAAGCCTAAACCAGCCTCAAATTTTGCCTATGCTGAAAGTTGGCGAGTATGTCTATCTCTATGATGGCTCTATAAGAGCAAAGGTTGTCAGCGAAGGTAAAGAAATAGTAAAAACTATCATTGAAAATGATGGAATTTTAAACTCAAATAAAGGCGTGAATTTCCCAAATACGGCTCTTGGCATCGATATCATCACACCAAAAGACAAAGAAGATATGAAATTTGGCGCAAAGCATGGTGTAAATTTTGTTGCTATTAGCTTCGTGCAAGATGCAAATGATGTAATAAAGGCAAAAAATATCTTAAAAGAATTTGGCTCAAGAGCTGCTGTTTTATCTAAGATCGAGAAATTTGATGCGGTTGAAAATATAGATGATATCATCGCAAAGAGTGATGGTATCATGGTGGCTCGTGGCGATCTTGGCATAGAAGTGCCATTTTATAAGGTGCCAACCATACAAAAGCTCATCATCAAAAAGGCAAATGCAGCAAGCAAACCAGTCATCACAGCAACTCAAATGATGCTAAGTATGGCAGAGCATGAGACTGCCACAAGAGCGGAGATCAGCGACGTAGCAAATGCTGTATTAGACGGTACTGATGCTGTTATGTTAAGTGAAGAGAGTGCGATCGGTAAAAACCCAGTCGCGGTCGTAGAGGCGATGAGCAAAACGATCATCCAAACTCAAAGCATCTATCCATATAATAAATTTGATAAGTTTGACTTTTTTGACGAGACTGATATGGTGGCAAGTAGCGCCGCATCTCTTGCTGTTCGCATAAAAGCAGATGCTTTAATCTCAATCACTGGCTCAGGAAAATCGGCCATAAAATTAGCTAGAAACCGCACAAATATCGACATCATTGCAGTCGCTCACGATGAGCAAACAGCGCACATGCTTACCCTTGCTTGGGGTGTTACACCAGCGCTTGTACTAGAAAAAACAAAGCTTAGCTCACTTTTGGCAAATGTCATGAAAAAGGCGTATGAAGAGGGATATGTTGAACACGACAAGACCTATCTTGTCACAGCCGGTCACCCTACGGGCGTTGAGGGTAGCACAAACCTTATACGTATCATCAGACGCGATCAGCTTGATTATTATTTGGAGCTTGCAACTGAGTAA
- a CDS encoding response regulator transcription factor, translated as MVNVLMIEDDPEFAQILSEYLDSFNIKVTNFEDPYLGLSAGIKNYDLLILDLTLPGIDGLEVCKEIRQKYDIPIIISSARSDISDKVVGLQLGADDYLPKPYDPKEMYARITSLIRRYKKTNEVQEEVVDSAFRIDDKRHEIYFNNEPLALTPAEYEILTYLIKQHSFSVSREQLVYNCKSLKDKDSKSLDVIIGRLRSKIGDSSKAPKHIFSVRGIGYKLIG; from the coding sequence ATGGTTAATGTTTTAATGATAGAAGACGATCCAGAATTTGCACAAATTTTATCTGAATATCTTGATAGTTTTAATATAAAAGTTACGAATTTTGAAGATCCATATTTAGGACTTAGTGCTGGGATAAAAAACTATGATTTGTTAATACTTGATCTTACTTTGCCGGGCATTGATGGGCTTGAGGTTTGTAAAGAAATTCGCCAAAAATACGACATTCCTATCATCATAAGTTCGGCTAGAAGTGATATTAGCGATAAGGTTGTTGGACTTCAGCTTGGTGCTGATGATTATTTGCCAAAGCCATACGATCCAAAAGAGATGTATGCTCGTATCACAAGTCTTATAAGAAGATATAAAAAGACAAATGAAGTACAAGAAGAGGTCGTTGATAGCGCATTTAGGATTGATGATAAGCGTCACGAAATTTACTTTAACAATGAGCCGTTAGCGCTTACTCCAGCTGAGTATGAAATTTTAACTTATCTCATTAAGCAACACAGTTTTTCAGTTTCACGCGAACAGCTAGTTTATAACTGTAAAAGCCTAAAAGATAAAGACTCAAAGAGCTTAGATGTTATTATCGGACGCCTTAGATCAAAAATCGGTGATAGCTCAAAAGCCCCAAAACATATATTTTCAGTAAGAGGCATAGGATATAAGCTTATCGGATGA
- a CDS encoding shikimate dehydrogenase, whose product MKTFAVFGDPIAHSVSPRLHNKAIADLGLKALYTRVLLKDGSELINKFKSLKLNGANVTLPHKEWALNLADEASDIARKIGSANTLVLKNDKIYAYNTDAPGFLKAIKNFKDVRKAIVLGAGGTANAITYALKEQGVDVCILNRNKDRLEKFKDEYKCFSWDNYEEQKFDLVINSTSAGLKDDFLPGPKEILKSIFKDAKFAFDVIYGKQTPFLEMAKQSSLSVKDGADMLLYQAVLALNLFFNNTLDESKIERSMREIFYL is encoded by the coding sequence ATGAAAACATTCGCAGTCTTTGGAGATCCAATAGCTCACTCGGTATCTCCGAGGCTGCACAACAAAGCCATTGCAGACCTGGGCTTAAAAGCACTTTACACAAGAGTCTTGCTAAAAGATGGCAGTGAGTTAATCAATAAATTTAAATCCTTAAAATTAAACGGTGCAAACGTAACGCTTCCACATAAAGAGTGGGCTTTAAATTTAGCCGATGAAGCTTCAGATATAGCTCGTAAAATAGGCTCTGCAAATACGCTTGTGCTTAAAAATGACAAAATTTATGCATACAATACAGATGCACCTGGATTTTTAAAAGCAATAAAAAATTTTAAAGATGTAAGAAAAGCAATTGTCCTTGGAGCTGGCGGTACTGCAAATGCCATAACTTATGCATTAAAAGAACAAGGCGTTGATGTTTGCATACTAAATAGAAACAAAGATAGGCTTGAGAAATTTAAAGATGAGTACAAATGCTTTAGTTGGGATAACTACGAAGAGCAAAAATTTGATCTAGTCATTAACTCGACCTCTGCTGGCCTAAAGGATGATTTTTTACCAGGACCTAAAGAAATTTTAAAAAGCATTTTTAAAGATGCCAAATTCGCATTTGATGTGATTTATGGCAAGCAGACACCATTTTTAGAAATGGCCAAGCAAAGCAGCCTTAGTGTAAAAGATGGCGCCGATATGCTTTTATATCAAGCGGTCTTAGCACTAAATTTATTTTTTAATAATACACTTGATGAATCAAAGATCGAGCGCTCAATGAGAGAAATTTTCTATCTATAA